From a region of the Nitrospira sp. genome:
- a CDS encoding urease accessory protein UreD, which produces MAAPGVQRKRASRKASVSPNRKTSRRRNSPGRFATELVGRVGELKLDYAKVEHRTVIAHSYFTTPWKLLPPIYLDDTGAAYTLLVNPSGGLVGGDSLTIDMNLDKDARVLISAPSANRVYRTEGKLSEQHIKITVGSGAVLEWLPEHTIPFAGSRFRQTLHAQLEPGATIVLWDAIASGRIARGERWAFTDLENEIQITTASRGSLVERYVLDPATDLGCVGLADEWDYVASLYVVNDAVSSDVWKRLEGKVAGILDQIPGQVLGGVSTPAIPGIAIKLLTRTAPDLIQMLEALWAAVRQELWNLPPVSLRKY; this is translated from the coding sequence GTGGCGGCTCCTGGGGTACAGCGAAAAAGAGCGTCCCGGAAAGCTAGTGTTTCTCCAAACAGAAAAACCTCTCGGAGGAGAAACTCGCCAGGACGGTTTGCGACCGAACTCGTTGGACGAGTCGGTGAACTCAAGCTTGACTATGCCAAGGTTGAGCACAGAACCGTTATTGCGCACTCATACTTCACGACACCGTGGAAACTACTTCCTCCCATTTATCTTGATGACACAGGAGCCGCCTACACGCTACTAGTCAATCCTTCAGGAGGCCTGGTTGGGGGCGACTCTCTCACCATAGATATGAACCTAGATAAGGACGCGCGAGTCCTTATTTCCGCCCCTTCCGCCAACCGTGTCTACCGCACTGAGGGAAAGCTCTCCGAACAGCATATCAAGATTACCGTCGGGTCCGGTGCGGTCCTTGAGTGGTTGCCGGAACATACGATTCCGTTTGCCGGATCACGATTCCGACAGACACTTCATGCGCAATTAGAGCCGGGTGCGACCATCGTCTTGTGGGATGCCATCGCGTCGGGGCGAATTGCGCGAGGCGAACGATGGGCGTTTACAGACTTGGAGAACGAGATCCAAATCACGACGGCCTCGAGAGGTTCGCTTGTGGAGCGTTACGTCCTCGACCCAGCGACGGACTTAGGTTGTGTCGGGCTTGCAGACGAATGGGATTATGTCGCCTCACTATATGTCGTGAACGATGCGGTATCATCCGATGTCTGGAAACGATTGGAAGGGAAGGTGGCCGGCATACTTGACCAAATCCCTGGACAGGTACTGGGCGGAGTTTCAACGCCGGCTATTCCCGGTATCGCAATTAAACTGCTGACTAGGACTGCCCCTGACCTCATTCAGATGCTCGAAGCACTATGGGCGGCCGTTCGCCAAGAATTGTGGAATCTCCCGCCAGTGTCTTTACGAAAATATTAA
- the ureC gene encoding urease subunit alpha gives MKIPRKQYASLYGPTTGDRVRLADTDLIIEVEEDLTVPGEEAVFGGGKTIRDGMGQSARATSASGQLDTVITNALILDYTGVIKADIGIKDGRIVGIGKSGNSDLMPNVTPGMEIGPGTEAISGEGRIITAGGIDTHIHFICPQQCWEALSAGLTTMIGGGTGPSSGTSATTCTPGPWNIHRMLEASEGIPINLGFLGKGNASRPEGLNEQIEAGAIGLKLHEDWGTTPAAIDTCLSVAERYDVQVAIHTDTLNEAGYIEDTIKAIKGRSIHSFHTEGAGGGHAPDIIKICGEPNVLPSSTNPTMPFTVNTMDEHLDMLIVCHNLNPRIPEDVAFAESRIRRETIAAEDILHDMGAISIMSSDSQAMGRIGEVITRTWQAAHKMKAQRGHLAPASGRDSAQHDNFRVRRYVAKYTINPAIAHGIAHEVGSVEVGKVADLVIWRPEFFGVKPEMVLKSGFIAQAQMGDPNASIPTPEPVISRPMFGAFGRALSSTSFTFVSQAALDHEIPKRLGLQRRIAAVKNIRSVKKRDLKLNDALPKVEVNPETYIVTADGVPLTCEPAIVLPLAQRYQLF, from the coding sequence GTGAAAATTCCACGCAAACAATACGCATCTCTGTACGGTCCAACCACCGGCGATCGTGTCCGACTTGCCGATACAGATTTGATCATCGAGGTCGAAGAAGATTTGACTGTCCCCGGGGAAGAGGCGGTTTTCGGCGGTGGGAAAACTATTCGTGACGGGATGGGGCAGTCGGCTCGGGCGACAAGCGCCAGCGGTCAGCTCGACACGGTGATTACCAATGCGCTCATCCTCGACTACACCGGTGTGATCAAGGCGGACATCGGCATCAAGGACGGCCGCATCGTCGGCATCGGCAAATCCGGAAATTCAGATCTGATGCCGAATGTCACGCCGGGCATGGAGATTGGTCCCGGAACGGAAGCGATTTCTGGAGAAGGCCGTATCATCACGGCCGGCGGTATCGATACGCATATCCACTTCATCTGTCCACAACAATGTTGGGAAGCGCTGTCTGCCGGCCTCACCACGATGATCGGCGGCGGAACCGGCCCTTCCAGTGGAACTAGTGCGACGACCTGTACACCTGGACCATGGAATATTCATCGCATGTTGGAAGCCTCTGAGGGTATTCCGATCAATCTCGGCTTCTTGGGGAAGGGCAATGCGTCTCGACCCGAAGGTTTGAACGAGCAAATCGAAGCTGGTGCCATCGGGTTGAAGCTGCATGAAGACTGGGGCACCACCCCGGCTGCGATCGACACCTGTTTGAGCGTCGCGGAGCGGTATGACGTGCAGGTTGCCATTCATACCGATACGCTCAATGAAGCCGGGTATATTGAGGACACCATCAAGGCCATCAAGGGACGATCGATCCATAGTTTCCACACGGAAGGGGCAGGGGGTGGTCACGCGCCGGACATCATCAAGATTTGCGGTGAGCCCAATGTGCTGCCGTCCTCAACCAACCCCACGATGCCGTTTACCGTGAACACGATGGATGAGCATCTCGACATGCTGATCGTGTGCCACAATCTGAACCCGCGGATCCCCGAAGACGTGGCGTTCGCGGAATCCCGCATCCGGCGTGAGACCATTGCGGCGGAAGACATTCTGCATGACATGGGTGCGATCAGCATCATGTCATCGGACTCGCAAGCCATGGGCCGTATCGGAGAAGTCATCACCCGCACGTGGCAGGCCGCCCATAAGATGAAGGCGCAACGTGGCCACCTTGCACCAGCCAGCGGAAGAGATTCTGCGCAGCACGACAACTTCCGGGTTCGGCGCTATGTGGCCAAGTATACGATTAATCCGGCCATTGCACACGGCATCGCTCATGAAGTGGGTTCGGTTGAAGTTGGAAAAGTCGCCGATCTCGTCATCTGGCGGCCGGAGTTCTTCGGTGTAAAACCGGAGATGGTGTTGAAGAGTGGCTTCATCGCTCAAGCGCAAATGGGCGATCCCAACGCGTCGATTCCGACGCCGGAGCCTGTCATTAGTCGGCCGATGTTCGGTGCGTTCGGTCGCGCACTGTCCAGCACGAGCTTTACCTTCGTGTCACAGGCTGCCTTGGATCATGAGATCCCCAAGCGGCTTGGGTTACAGCGGCGCATCGCGGCCGTGAAGAACATCCGCAGCGTGAAGAAGCGCGATCTCAAGTTGAATGACGCGCTGCCGAAAGTGGAAGTGAATCCGGAGACCTACATTGTGACGGCCGATGGGGTCCCGCTCACCTGCGAACCGGCGATTGTGTTGCCGCTCGCGCAGCGGTACCAATTGTTCTAA
- the urtC gene encoding urea ABC transporter permease subunit UrtC — MPEQTVPQQDSRETLAFYAAGFIFLVVLPLLNVLPSEDSWFHLSDFRLNQFGKFLAFAILALGLDLIWGYCGVLSLGQGVFFGFGAYCMGMYLALQIGKESVYGSELPDFMVWTQVKELPFFWYPFKSFIGGFLGAMLVPVIFATIFGFLAFRSRIKGVYFAIITQALAFAAWLVFNRNETRLGGTNGLTDFKQLLGFRLSDPSTQRGLYILTVVALAASYLFCRWIVASRAGKVLIAIRDSESRVTFSGYTPWVYKLFVFVVAAGLAGLAGMLYVPQVGIITPAQIGVLPSLEVVIWVAVGGRGTLVGAILGAVAVNYGRSVLTNYFPEAWPFILGGLFVVVVTLFPDGLIGIIRKLSTRKNSHSPLIKAEGSTAA, encoded by the coding sequence ATGCCTGAACAAACGGTCCCACAACAAGACAGCCGCGAAACACTAGCCTTTTATGCGGCAGGCTTCATTTTCTTAGTGGTCCTGCCGTTATTGAATGTGTTGCCTTCCGAAGACTCTTGGTTCCACCTCTCCGACTTTCGATTGAATCAATTCGGCAAGTTCTTGGCCTTTGCCATCCTTGCGCTTGGATTGGATCTGATTTGGGGCTATTGCGGCGTCCTCAGTTTGGGCCAGGGAGTCTTTTTCGGCTTCGGCGCCTATTGCATGGGGATGTATCTGGCACTGCAGATAGGCAAGGAAAGCGTGTATGGCAGCGAACTGCCGGACTTCATGGTTTGGACCCAGGTCAAGGAATTGCCCTTCTTTTGGTATCCATTCAAGAGTTTTATTGGGGGTTTCTTAGGGGCGATGCTTGTTCCGGTGATCTTCGCGACGATCTTCGGGTTTCTAGCGTTCCGCAGCAGAATTAAGGGAGTTTATTTTGCCATCATCACGCAGGCGTTGGCCTTTGCAGCCTGGCTGGTTTTCAATCGAAATGAGACACGGCTTGGCGGAACCAACGGATTGACCGACTTCAAGCAGTTACTTGGCTTCCGGCTTTCTGATCCCTCGACGCAGCGCGGGCTTTATATCCTGACAGTCGTGGCCCTTGCCGCCTCCTACCTCTTTTGCCGTTGGATTGTCGCCTCGCGAGCGGGAAAAGTACTTATCGCGATACGAGACAGCGAATCGCGAGTCACATTTTCGGGGTATACGCCATGGGTTTACAAGCTCTTCGTATTTGTCGTGGCGGCTGGGCTGGCAGGATTAGCAGGGATGCTGTACGTGCCGCAGGTCGGCATCATTACACCGGCACAAATCGGAGTGTTGCCGTCCCTTGAAGTGGTCATTTGGGTGGCGGTCGGAGGGCGCGGCACGTTGGTTGGCGCCATCTTGGGGGCCGTCGCCGTCAACTATGGCCGCAGTGTGTTGACGAACTATTTCCCGGAAGCCTGGCCGTTCATTCTGGGCGGACTTTTTGTGGTCGTGGTGACGTTGTTCCCGGATGGACTTATCGGCATCATTCGTAAATTGAGTACTCGAAAGAATTCGCACTCGCCTTTAATCAAGGCTGAAGGGAGTACCGCAGCGTGA
- a CDS encoding urease subunit beta, with product MKKQDAPQRSKEALAAAVKAELAAPIIPGEIMTVAGDIEVFKGRETKDVLVKNLGDRPIQVGSHCHFFESNRALKFDREQAFGFRLAIPAGTAVRFEPGEEKKVPLVAFGGNRLAQGVNGLTEGSLDDPKVKAKAVSLAADRGFGKGGAR from the coding sequence ATGAAGAAGCAGGATGCACCTCAGAGATCAAAGGAAGCGTTAGCCGCTGCGGTGAAAGCCGAGCTGGCGGCTCCGATCATACCCGGTGAGATTATGACGGTGGCTGGTGACATCGAGGTGTTCAAGGGGCGAGAGACAAAAGATGTGCTGGTAAAGAATTTGGGTGATCGACCAATCCAGGTTGGGTCTCACTGCCACTTCTTCGAATCCAATCGCGCGCTCAAGTTTGACCGTGAACAGGCATTCGGGTTCCGACTCGCTATTCCAGCCGGGACAGCGGTTCGGTTTGAACCAGGAGAAGAGAAAAAAGTGCCGCTCGTGGCCTTTGGCGGCAACCGACTTGCACAAGGCGTGAACGGATTGACGGAAGGATCATTGGATGATCCAAAGGTCAAAGCCAAGGCAGTGTCACTCGCTGCTGATCGCGGATTTGGAAAAGGAGGAGCCCGGTGA
- a CDS encoding fatty acid desaturase, with protein MIPAQSAIVLKRTYPLYITVFLFTLIVGSALIGVPAFGLVYGYTWVDWTMFGLLYIVTGLGITVGYHRLISHRSFTCPEWVKAGLLIAGGWALQNSALKWGADHIRHHAACDQDADPYNAQRGFWHSHCGWLFSNQQYADEKYATRLRQDPVVMWQHRYYVPIFLAGLALPFLVGFLYGGWGSGVGCFMLAGVGRTFAVLNSTFCINSVCHLWGSQPHGQADSSRDSWLVSLITFGEGYHNYHHTYQSDYRNGPRWYNFDPSKWLIFTLSLFGLAWSLRTANAAETRVSDLPTPSA; from the coding sequence ATGATACCCGCACAGTCTGCCATCGTGCTCAAACGTACGTATCCCCTCTATATCACAGTGTTCCTGTTCACGCTTATTGTAGGGAGCGCACTCATAGGCGTTCCCGCTTTCGGCCTTGTCTATGGGTATACCTGGGTAGACTGGACCATGTTCGGACTGTTGTATATCGTCACCGGACTCGGCATTACGGTCGGCTACCATCGCCTGATTTCACACAGGAGTTTCACGTGTCCCGAGTGGGTCAAGGCTGGATTATTGATCGCCGGCGGATGGGCATTGCAAAACTCTGCCCTGAAGTGGGGAGCCGATCACATCCGCCACCATGCGGCGTGCGACCAAGATGCCGATCCCTACAACGCGCAGCGTGGATTCTGGCACAGTCACTGCGGATGGCTCTTCTCCAACCAGCAGTACGCGGACGAGAAATACGCCACACGGCTGCGACAAGATCCGGTGGTCATGTGGCAGCACCGATATTACGTGCCTATTTTCCTTGCAGGATTGGCACTCCCGTTCCTAGTAGGCTTTCTCTACGGCGGCTGGGGTAGTGGGGTCGGCTGCTTTATGCTCGCCGGCGTCGGTCGGACCTTTGCCGTGCTGAATTCGACCTTTTGTATCAATTCCGTGTGCCATCTCTGGGGAAGCCAACCGCACGGCCAAGCGGATTCGAGCCGAGATAGCTGGCTGGTTTCGTTAATCACGTTCGGTGAGGGGTATCACAACTACCATCACACGTACCAAAGTGACTACCGAAACGGGCCTCGCTGGTATAATTTCGATCCCTCGAAATGGCTGATTTTCACGCTCTCCCTATTCGGACTAGCCTGGTCGCTCCGCACTGCCAATGCTGCCGAAACGAGGGTTTCAGATCTTCCGACTCCTTCGGCATAG
- the ureG gene encoding urease accessory protein UreG, which produces MHDLNHQHNHSWSPTQARTKGIPVIGIGGPVGSGKTALVEGLCQRLRDRFSLAAVTNDIFTKIDAEILTKRAALPMDRILGVETGGCPHTAIREDASHNQEAIDDLLRRHPDVELIFLESGGDNLAATFSPELVDHVIYVIDVAGGDKIPRKGGPGITRSDFLVINKMDLAPHVRADLSVMDRDTRRMRGDLPFAFTNILSGEGLDSVVAWVEERIPQRTRRS; this is translated from the coding sequence ATGCATGACTTGAATCATCAACACAACCACAGTTGGAGTCCGACTCAAGCTCGAACAAAAGGTATTCCGGTTATCGGGATCGGTGGGCCTGTCGGTTCAGGAAAAACGGCTCTCGTCGAAGGATTGTGCCAACGATTGCGCGATCGCTTCAGTTTGGCCGCGGTGACGAATGACATTTTCACAAAAATCGACGCAGAAATTCTGACCAAGCGCGCAGCCTTACCAATGGATCGGATTCTTGGCGTGGAAACCGGTGGGTGCCCCCATACGGCAATCCGGGAGGACGCCTCGCACAACCAAGAGGCGATTGACGATCTGCTTCGCCGCCATCCGGATGTCGAATTGATTTTTCTCGAAAGCGGAGGGGATAACCTTGCAGCAACCTTCAGCCCAGAACTTGTCGATCATGTCATCTACGTGATCGATGTGGCAGGAGGCGATAAGATCCCGCGAAAGGGTGGACCCGGTATCACCCGATCGGATTTTCTTGTCATCAATAAAATGGACTTGGCGCCGCACGTTCGGGCGGACTTGTCCGTCATGGATCGCGACACCCGCCGTATGCGGGGTGATCTTCCGTTCGCGTTTACCAACATTCTTTCCGGTGAGGGATTGGATTCCGTCGTAGCCTGGGTGGAGGAACGCATCCCTCAACGGACTAGGCGCTCATAA
- the urtB gene encoding urea ABC transporter permease subunit UrtB translates to MSLGRIPKRILVLILCTFLPLGFDLPSALAVEEGIPATSAVPPPANPIEKALIDIKSEDATVRSNAVALLIEKGDASLIPKLDAIRAEADRATRQAIKPVIDLLKNRANLTSEQSDTRRSAAADLVGTGRSEAVTWLEQAAAKEQVWWVKYTMEESAQLIQLHSQDDAVRLTAIKKLGELRSQNGLSALQELVQAGAQGEANEQQKSLAAAAETAISQIDSWSWWASSIETLFRGISLSSILLIMSLGLAVVFGLMGVINMAHGELMMIGAYATFVTQQAFIAWFSPESFDWYFPVALPVAFLAAAAFGWLLEATVIRFLYGRLLETLLATWGVSLILMQAARVYFGDLTAVIAPGALRGGAQVMVGVYLPYNRIFIIILSIICVLGIYFLLFRSNLGIRVRAVTQNRNMSSCLGIPTRKVDSYTFAFASGLAGIAGWALTMVGNVDPGLGQNYIVDAFMVVVTGGVGKLAGTIWASLGIGGLNKLIEPVSGAVYGKVFILVGVILFLQWRPQGLFAAKGRSADA, encoded by the coding sequence ATGAGTCTAGGCCGCATCCCGAAGAGAATACTTGTACTCATTCTGTGTACCTTTCTCCCCTTAGGGTTTGACCTACCGTCGGCGCTGGCAGTCGAGGAAGGGATCCCGGCAACTTCGGCGGTTCCTCCGCCGGCAAATCCGATCGAGAAAGCACTCATCGACATAAAGAGTGAAGACGCGACGGTCCGTAGCAATGCGGTAGCGCTTCTGATCGAAAAGGGAGATGCGAGCCTTATTCCCAAATTAGATGCGATTCGTGCGGAGGCTGATCGGGCCACCAGGCAGGCCATCAAGCCGGTTATTGATCTGCTCAAGAACCGTGCGAACCTGACGAGTGAACAATCGGATACAAGACGGTCGGCCGCTGCCGATTTGGTGGGCACGGGTAGGTCGGAGGCTGTTACATGGCTTGAACAGGCAGCTGCAAAAGAGCAAGTGTGGTGGGTCAAGTATACGATGGAAGAGTCCGCGCAATTGATTCAGCTCCACTCTCAAGATGATGCCGTGCGTCTGACGGCTATTAAGAAACTGGGAGAGCTCAGAAGCCAGAACGGTCTGTCGGCGCTACAGGAATTAGTCCAGGCTGGTGCACAGGGTGAGGCGAACGAGCAGCAGAAGAGTTTGGCAGCAGCGGCCGAAACAGCGATCAGTCAGATTGATTCTTGGAGTTGGTGGGCAAGCTCCATTGAAACACTGTTCCGGGGAATCAGTCTCAGTTCCATCTTGCTGATCATGTCTCTTGGCTTGGCTGTCGTTTTTGGTTTGATGGGTGTCATCAATATGGCGCATGGCGAACTGATGATGATCGGTGCATATGCCACATTCGTGACGCAACAAGCCTTTATTGCATGGTTTTCTCCTGAATCGTTCGATTGGTACTTCCCTGTGGCGTTGCCCGTTGCCTTTCTTGCGGCCGCTGCATTCGGATGGCTGCTCGAGGCCACTGTGATTCGCTTTCTCTATGGGCGCCTACTCGAAACCCTGTTGGCGACATGGGGGGTCAGTTTGATCCTGATGCAAGCCGCCCGAGTATACTTCGGGGATCTGACGGCGGTCATTGCACCAGGTGCGCTTCGTGGCGGGGCCCAGGTGATGGTCGGAGTATATCTTCCCTACAATCGGATTTTTATCATCATTCTTTCAATCATCTGCGTCCTGGGGATTTACTTCCTCCTCTTCCGCTCAAACCTAGGAATACGGGTGCGGGCCGTCACTCAAAACCGCAATATGAGCTCGTGTCTCGGTATCCCGACCAGGAAAGTCGATTCTTATACTTTCGCGTTTGCCTCGGGACTGGCGGGCATCGCGGGCTGGGCACTTACCATGGTCGGGAACGTCGATCCGGGTCTGGGCCAGAATTATATCGTCGATGCTTTCATGGTTGTGGTAACGGGAGGGGTGGGAAAACTCGCTGGGACGATCTGGGCTTCTTTGGGAATCGGGGGGCTGAATAAGCTGATCGAGCCGGTCAGCGGCGCTGTCTACGGAAAGGTATTTATTCTGGTCGGTGTGATCTTATTCCTGCAGTGGCGCCCTCAAGGCCTATTTGCAGCCAAAGGACGGAGCGCTGATGCCTGA
- a CDS encoding urease subunit gamma, which translates to MRLSPREQDKLMIYVAAQLATDRKKRGLKLNHPEAVAYLTAAVLEGIRDGKTVAELMTYGTQLLSRKDVMPGVPEMIREFQVEGTFPDGTKLVTVHNPIQ; encoded by the coding sequence ATGCGTTTAAGTCCGAGAGAGCAGGACAAGCTGATGATCTATGTTGCAGCCCAGCTTGCAACCGACCGTAAAAAGCGAGGTCTCAAGCTGAATCACCCCGAGGCGGTTGCCTACCTCACTGCCGCCGTGTTGGAAGGTATTCGTGATGGAAAAACCGTCGCTGAATTGATGACTTATGGTACACAGCTTCTTTCGCGCAAGGATGTGATGCCTGGCGTTCCTGAGATGATCCGCGAATTTCAGGTGGAAGGAACATTCCCGGATGGCACGAAGCTCGTTACCGTCCACAATCCAATCCAGTAA
- the urtD gene encoding urea ABC transporter ATP-binding protein UrtD, with product MTDGDLILNCENVIVDYDGFKALNNCNFSVHYNELRVVIGPNGAGKTTLLDVICGKTKPASGKVIFGKDNNLVGKNAEDITKLGVGRKFQAPSVYGNLSVWQNLDLSVKRASKGVFPTLVGRSSPAEREQISEVLETIGLTEHAHARAGSLSHGQKQWLEIGMVILQDPSLLLVDEPVAGMSDKETEQTGRLLMALAKKHAIVVIEHDMDFVRQIARIVTVLAEGTVICEGTVEKVQADDHVREIYLGRAKVAH from the coding sequence GTGACGGACGGGGACTTAATTCTCAACTGCGAAAATGTGATTGTCGACTACGATGGGTTCAAGGCCCTGAACAATTGTAACTTCAGCGTCCACTACAATGAGCTCCGCGTGGTGATCGGTCCGAACGGCGCCGGCAAGACCACGTTGCTCGACGTGATTTGCGGCAAGACCAAACCGGCGTCCGGCAAGGTCATTTTCGGCAAGGACAATAATTTAGTCGGCAAGAATGCGGAGGACATCACAAAGCTCGGAGTGGGGCGTAAGTTCCAAGCCCCTTCGGTCTATGGCAACCTGTCGGTCTGGCAGAACTTGGATCTTTCAGTGAAGCGGGCGAGCAAAGGAGTCTTCCCAACGTTGGTCGGGCGTTCGTCACCGGCGGAACGAGAGCAAATCAGTGAAGTATTGGAAACCATAGGATTGACGGAGCATGCCCATGCGCGCGCCGGATCCTTATCGCATGGTCAGAAGCAGTGGCTTGAAATCGGCATGGTCATTTTGCAGGACCCTTCGCTTCTGTTAGTAGACGAACCGGTCGCCGGCATGAGCGATAAGGAGACGGAACAGACCGGCCGATTGCTGATGGCCCTTGCTAAAAAACACGCGATCGTCGTGATTGAACATGACATGGACTTTGTCCGGCAAATCGCGCGTATTGTCACCGTCTTGGCGGAGGGGACCGTCATTTGTGAAGGAACGGTCGAAAAAGTTCAGGCTGATGATCATGTCCGGGAAATCTACCTCGGTCGCGCGAAGGTCGCGCATTAA
- the urtE gene encoding urea ABC transporter ATP-binding subunit UrtE: MAQEANRVTLVLENINAYYGESHILRNVSFTIDAGEVVCLMGRNGMGKTTTLKTLTGLLPARSGKITFDGSDITHDRTDIRARKGLAYVPQGREIIPHLTVHQNLLLGYWNRPSISGDVSEKEAFEEVYHLFPKLTQILHRPGGVLSGGEQQQLAIGRAILSSPKLLLLDEPTEGIQPSIVDQIEDVIIGFKNSRRFAILLVEQGLHFAARLAEKYVVMAKGAVKAQGKSTELNADMVRQHLTV; encoded by the coding sequence ATGGCACAAGAGGCGAATCGGGTAACGCTGGTACTTGAAAACATCAATGCGTACTATGGCGAGAGCCATATTCTTCGGAACGTTTCCTTTACGATTGATGCGGGAGAAGTGGTTTGTCTGATGGGCAGAAACGGCATGGGAAAGACGACCACATTAAAGACGTTGACAGGTTTGCTTCCCGCCCGTTCAGGGAAAATTACATTTGATGGTTCGGATATCACGCATGATCGTACAGATATCAGAGCAAGAAAGGGGCTAGCGTATGTACCGCAAGGGCGGGAAATCATCCCCCACCTGACGGTGCATCAAAACCTCCTTCTTGGGTACTGGAACCGGCCCTCCATCAGTGGTGATGTCTCCGAGAAGGAAGCCTTCGAGGAGGTCTATCATCTCTTCCCGAAGTTGACACAGATCCTCCACCGGCCCGGCGGTGTGCTCAGTGGAGGAGAGCAACAACAGCTCGCGATTGGGCGAGCCATTTTATCGAGCCCCAAGCTCTTGTTGCTAGACGAGCCGACCGAAGGAATTCAGCCGTCGATCGTCGACCAGATTGAGGATGTCATCATAGGGTTCAAGAATTCTCGGCGCTTCGCGATTCTGTTGGTCGAACAGGGCCTCCACTTCGCTGCCAGACTTGCGGAGAAGTATGTCGTCATGGCCAAAGGAGCAGTGAAGGCGCAGGGCAAGAGCACGGAGTTGAATGCGGACATGGTGAGACAACACCTGACGGTATAA